In Tachysurus fulvidraco isolate hzauxx_2018 chromosome 1, HZAU_PFXX_2.0, whole genome shotgun sequence, a single window of DNA contains:
- the htra3b gene encoding serine protease HTRA3, with protein sequence MRVIVLSAVILFYIRSVVCAEPKSKACSARCDVSACPSPSCPSGYVPDRCGCCLVCAGAEGESCGRAHDLPCGDGLECKHPAGKRLSKGVCQCRYGAKVCASDGNTYANVCQLKAASRKAQQQGLPGLSSVHKGSCDSGRGPTHPNSPRYKFNFIADVVEKIAPAVVHVELFLSHPLFGRTVPLSSGSGFVISETGLIVTNAHVVSTTTPVSGHQQLKVQMHNGDVHDATIKDIDKKSDIATIKINSQKKLSVLLLGHSADLRPGEFVVAIGSPFALQNTVTTGIVSTAQRDGKELGIRDSDMDYIQTDAIINYGNSGGPLVNLDGEVIGINTLKVAAGISFAIPSDRITLFLNDSMGKQSKELRSVKKRFIGIRMLTITEALVDELKQLNPDFPDVISGIYIHEVVPHSPAQKGGIKDGDIIVKLNGRPLTSTSELKEALMEDTALLLEVRRGNDDLLFNIEPDVIMQ encoded by the exons ATGCGTGTGATTGTATTATCTGCCGTTATTTTGTTCTACATCAGATCCGTGGTCTGTGCTGAGCCCAAATCTAAAGCCTGCTCTGCACGCTGTGATGTGAGCGCGTGCCCGAGCCCGAGCTGCCCGAGCGGTTACGTGCCGGACCGCTGCGGATGCTGTCTTGTGTGCGCGGGTGCCGAGGGTGAATCGTGCGGCCGCGCGCACGACCTGCCTTGTGGAGACGGGCTAGAGTGCAAACATCCAGCAGGGAAACGGCTCTCTAAAGGTGTGTGTCAGTGCCGCTACGGAGCCAAGGTGTGCGCCAGCGACGGCAACACGTACGCTAACGTGTGCCAGCTTAAAGCCGCGAGCCGCAAAGCACAGCAGCAAGGCCTGCCGGGATTGAGCTCTGTGCACAAGGGCTCGTGCGATAGTGGCCGAG GTCCCACACACCCCAACAGCCCAAGGTATAAATTCAACTTCATTGCTGATGTGGTGGAAAAGATCGCTCCAGCTGTGGTTCATGTGGAACTCTTTCTAAG CCACCCGCTGTTTGGCCGGACTGTACCTCTGTCAAGTGGCTCAGGCTTCGTGATTTCAGAGACTGGCCTGATTGTAACTAATGCTCATGTCGTGTCCACCACAACGCCTGTGTCAGGACATCAACAGCTTAAAGTACAGATGCACAATGGAGATGTACATGATGCTACAATTAAAGACATTGACAAAAAGTCTGACATCGCCACCATCAAAATCAATTCACAG AAAAAACTGTCAGTCTTGTTGCTTGGTCACTCGGCAGACTTGCGGCCTGGGGAGTTTGTGGTTGCCATTGGGAGTCCGTTTGCTTTGCAGAATACGGTGACCACAGGAATTGTCAGCACGGCTCAAAGAGATGGCAAAGAACTGGGTATCCGGGACTCTGACATGGACTACATCCAGACTGATGCAATTATAAAT tatGGGAATTCAGGCGGCCCCCTTGTCAACCTC GATGGGGAAGTGATTGGAATCAACACCCTCAAGGTAGCAGCGGGGATCTCCTTCGCCATTCCTTCAGACAGAATAACGCTCTTCCTCAATGACTCCATGGGGAAGCAAAGCAAAG AACTGAGATCAGTAAAGAAGCGTTTCATTGGAATCCGCATGCTCACTATAACTGAAGC TCTTGTAGACGAGCTGAAACAGCTAAACCCAGACTTCCCTGATGTTATCAGTGGAATCTACATCCATGAGGTGGTTCCTCACTCTCCTGCACAAAA AGGGGGAATAAAGGATGGCGACATAATTGTAAAGCTGAACGGCCGGCCGTTAACCAGCACCAGTGAACTGAAGGAGGCATTGATGGAGGACACAGCTCTGCTGCTGGAAGTCCGGCGAGGCAACGATGATCTGCTTTTCAACATCGAGCCTGATGTTATTATGCAGTGA